The Niastella koreensis GR20-10 genome includes a window with the following:
- a CDS encoding T9SS type A sorting domain-containing protein — MKKFYLLLMASVCYVTTIFAQPYVNPTPPCPAAMQAKYYLVPGTTPYYKIFIGNGPVVNPAAKVTLVQPAALGGQPVPDLNNVIFTPLDAFGGATIAYASTYTVHHIEVDFDLSGTHYTCKYLADAGGSLPIKLTSLNGRLNTDAEANISWTSSLEENSFQYEVQRSADGKSFVTVGTVKAAGTSLETVKYSYNDVLPGTGGAYYYRLKMIDIDGTAELSKVVYVNSKKGAGVVTKVFPNPFTSEIQLIGATSSDLTPNNIKVFNVTGQLVKYSIVGANAIAIDVTAPKGLYIVKVKDQTFKLSKQ, encoded by the coding sequence ATGAAAAAGTTTTACCTCTTACTCATGGCATCCGTATGCTATGTAACTACAATTTTTGCACAACCTTACGTCAATCCAACCCCACCATGTCCGGCAGCTATGCAGGCTAAGTATTACCTGGTGCCCGGGACCACGCCTTATTACAAGATCTTTATTGGCAATGGGCCGGTAGTTAATCCGGCGGCTAAGGTTACGCTGGTACAACCTGCTGCATTGGGTGGTCAGCCTGTTCCGGATCTGAATAATGTGATCTTTACTCCTTTAGATGCCTTTGGAGGCGCCACTATTGCCTATGCCAGCACTTATACTGTTCACCATATTGAAGTGGACTTCGATCTTTCAGGTACTCACTATACCTGTAAATACCTGGCTGATGCAGGTGGATCACTGCCTATTAAATTAACTTCTTTAAATGGCCGTTTGAATACAGATGCTGAGGCTAACATTTCCTGGACTTCTTCCCTGGAAGAAAACAGCTTTCAATATGAAGTTCAAAGAAGCGCCGATGGCAAAAGCTTCGTTACTGTAGGTACAGTAAAAGCAGCTGGTACTTCATTGGAAACTGTTAAGTATTCATATAATGATGTACTCCCCGGCACCGGCGGCGCTTACTACTATCGTCTTAAAATGATCGATATCGATGGTACTGCCGAATTGTCAAAAGTAGTATACGTGAACAGCAAAAAAGGCGCTGGTGTTGTAACCAAGGTATTCCCGAATCCTTTCACCAGCGAAATTCAGCTGATCGGCGCTACTTCTTCTGACCTTACGCCTAACAACATCAAAGTATTCAATGTTACCGGTCAGTTGGTTAAGTATTCTATTGTTGGAGCCAATGCCATTGCAATCGATGTAACTGCACCAAAAGGCTTATACATTGTAAAGGTTAAAGATCAAACCTTCAAACTGAGCAAACAATAA
- a CDS encoding DUF4293 domain-containing protein — MIQRLQSVWLLLAAAAAFCSIKLSFYSGNLIKDNQPKAFVSLTAQSNLLLLILTAGVGIASLIAIFLYKIRKMQLRIVLITLLVSLLNLGLYFAETQKYVPGEGKFDLTAVFAIFIPILLFLAIRGIRKDEKLVKSLDRLR; from the coding sequence ATGATCCAACGTCTGCAATCAGTTTGGTTACTGCTGGCCGCTGCTGCTGCTTTTTGCAGTATAAAGCTCTCGTTTTACAGCGGCAATTTGATTAAGGATAATCAACCGAAAGCTTTTGTATCGTTAACCGCGCAAAGCAACTTACTGCTGCTGATCTTAACCGCCGGTGTGGGCATTGCATCGCTTATTGCCATTTTCCTTTACAAGATCAGAAAAATGCAGCTGCGCATCGTTTTAATAACACTGTTAGTATCGTTGTTAAACCTTGGACTATATTTTGCCGAAACCCAAAAGTATGTTCCGGGCGAAGGTAAATTTGACCTTACGGCGGTATTTGCCATCTTCATCCCCATCCTGTTATTCCTTGCTATCAGAGGCATTCGTAAAGATGAGAAACTGGTGAAAAGTTTAGACAGGCTTCGCTAG
- the glyA gene encoding serine hydroxymethyltransferase, translating into MQKDTLVFDLLRKELERQRNGIELIASENFTSYQVMQAMGTVPTNKYAEGYPGKRYYGGCEVVDEIETLAIERLKKVFNASWANVQPHAGAQANVAVFLACLKPGDKILGLDLSMGGHLTHGSPANFSGKNYQALSYGVNKETGLVDYDQLESIARKEKPKMIICGASAYSRDWDYKRIRAVADEIGALVMADIAHPAGLIAKGLLNDPFDHCHIVTSTTHKTLRGPRGGIIMLRHDFDNPLGIKDPKGNIRSMSSCLDLAVFPGMQGGPLEHVIAAKAVAFGEILTDEFKTYGQQIIKNAQAMAASFVKRGYNLISNGTDNHLMLIDLRNKNITGKKAQETLDKAHITLNKNAVPFDDKSPFVTSGIRVGVPAITTRGMNEGHMETVVSMIDKVLMDTDNEANITTVKNDVYAFMKQFPLYPELG; encoded by the coding sequence ATGCAAAAAGACACGCTTGTTTTTGACCTTCTCAGGAAAGAACTGGAACGTCAAAGAAATGGTATAGAACTCATTGCTTCCGAAAATTTTACATCTTACCAGGTCATGCAGGCCATGGGCACTGTTCCCACCAACAAATATGCTGAAGGCTATCCCGGCAAACGCTATTATGGTGGTTGTGAAGTGGTAGATGAAATTGAAACGCTGGCTATCGAGCGCCTGAAAAAGGTGTTTAACGCCAGTTGGGCCAACGTGCAGCCCCATGCAGGCGCCCAGGCAAATGTGGCTGTATTCTTAGCCTGTTTAAAGCCAGGCGACAAGATCCTGGGTCTCGATCTGAGCATGGGTGGTCACCTTACCCATGGCAGCCCCGCCAACTTCAGCGGTAAAAACTACCAGGCACTGTCGTACGGGGTAAATAAAGAAACCGGGTTGGTTGATTATGACCAGCTGGAGTCTATTGCCAGAAAGGAAAAACCCAAAATGATCATTTGCGGCGCTTCTGCCTACAGCCGCGACTGGGATTATAAACGCATCCGCGCCGTAGCCGATGAAATTGGCGCCCTGGTGATGGCCGATATCGCCCACCCCGCCGGTTTGATTGCTAAAGGTTTGCTCAACGATCCTTTTGACCATTGTCATATTGTAACCTCCACTACCCATAAAACATTGCGCGGACCCCGCGGCGGTATCATCATGCTGCGTCATGACTTTGATAACCCGCTGGGTATTAAAGACCCTAAAGGCAATATCCGCTCCATGAGCTCCTGCCTCGACCTGGCCGTTTTCCCCGGTATGCAGGGCGGACCACTGGAGCATGTGATCGCTGCTAAAGCTGTAGCATTTGGTGAAATCCTCACCGATGAGTTCAAAACCTACGGCCAGCAGATCATTAAAAATGCCCAGGCCATGGCGGCTTCTTTTGTAAAACGCGGTTACAACCTCATAAGCAATGGTACCGATAACCACTTGATGCTGATTGACCTGCGTAACAAGAACATAACCGGTAAAAAAGCACAGGAAACCCTGGATAAAGCGCACATTACGCTTAACAAAAATGCGGTGCCATTCGATGATAAGAGCCCATTCGTTACCAGTGGTATCCGCGTAGGTGTTCCTGCCATTACTACCCGCGGTATGAATGAAGGACATATGGAAACAGTAGTAAGCATGATCGATAAAGTATTAATGGATACCGATAATGAAGCTAACATCACCACTGTAAAGAATGATGTATATGCTTTCATGAAACAGTTCCCGTTGTATCCTGAATTAGGATAG
- a CDS encoding sugar phosphate nucleotidyltransferase, producing MKAIIPVAGAGTKLRPHTYTQPKALIPLAGKTILSITVDQLRDAGISEFVFIVGYLGDKIQDYVKEKYPELKAWFVTQSERHGIGHAIQLTKDIVGDDEMFIVLGDTICEYDVKDLLDMPCSALGVKRVDDPRDFGVAELGEDGYITRVVEKPQIPKSNMALVGIYRIKETSFLFNCLESNIMNQVMSRGEFSITDALECMIQNGARFQPFKVQNWFDCGKKDTLLESNATLLKKFGGIISPEHNFENTIIIPPVSVAEGCDIKNSIVGPNVTIGEKTTINYSIIKDSIIGSFADLYDIVLTNSLIGSDTEVKGESRSLNIGDNTEIDLGES from the coding sequence ATGAAAGCAATCATTCCCGTAGCAGGAGCAGGCACAAAACTGCGACCCCATACGTATACACAACCAAAGGCACTGATACCCCTGGCTGGCAAAACTATCCTTAGTATCACCGTTGACCAGTTGCGCGATGCAGGTATCAGTGAATTTGTTTTCATAGTCGGGTACCTGGGCGATAAAATACAGGACTATGTAAAAGAGAAATACCCCGAACTGAAAGCCTGGTTTGTTACCCAGAGCGAACGTCACGGTATTGGCCATGCCATACAGTTAACCAAAGACATTGTGGGTGACGACGAAATGTTCATTGTACTGGGCGATACCATCTGCGAATATGATGTAAAGGACCTGCTGGATATGCCCTGCTCGGCATTGGGTGTAAAACGGGTTGATGACCCCCGCGATTTTGGGGTAGCCGAACTGGGCGAAGATGGATACATTACCCGGGTGGTTGAAAAACCACAGATCCCCAAATCGAACATGGCCCTGGTAGGCATTTACCGCATTAAAGAAACTTCCTTCCTGTTCAATTGCCTGGAAAGCAATATCATGAACCAGGTGATGAGCCGTGGTGAATTCAGCATAACCGATGCACTGGAATGTATGATCCAGAATGGCGCCCGGTTTCAGCCGTTCAAGGTGCAGAACTGGTTCGATTGCGGTAAGAAGGATACTTTACTGGAATCGAACGCCACTTTGCTAAAAAAGTTTGGCGGAATTATTTCACCTGAGCACAATTTTGAAAATACCATCATCATCCCCCCGGTAAGCGTGGCCGAAGGTTGCGATATCAAAAACTCCATTGTTGGGCCCAATGTTACCATTGGCGAAAAGACCACCATCAATTATTCAATAATTAAGGATTCTATTATTGGTTCATTTGCAGACCTCTACGATATTGTATTGACAAATTCCCTCATTGGCAGCGATACCGAAGTAAAAGGTGAAAGCCGCAGTTTGAATATTGGAGATAACACTGAAATAGATTTGGGCGAAAGCTGA
- a CDS encoding carboxypeptidase-like regulatory domain-containing protein yields the protein MRGKKSYLLLAALLPLSLLTKANGDNGARKSTEPVLQGCVADASTKKPVQGVTISISTSKGQEKKEFTTDASGNFKVPQMPVGEVIIILEKKGYKTSRREGIIIKEGVSLKMSFDITNLPTDDESDVFHPFFRMMEG from the coding sequence ATGAGAGGTAAAAAGAGTTACCTGTTATTAGCAGCGTTATTGCCTCTTTCACTGCTAACCAAAGCTAACGGCGATAATGGAGCTCGTAAATCCACAGAGCCGGTCTTACAGGGTTGCGTAGCTGACGCAAGCACCAAAAAGCCTGTACAGGGCGTAACCATTTCTATTTCCACTTCTAAAGGACAGGAGAAGAAAGAATTCACTACCGATGCATCGGGCAACTTTAAAGTACCACAAATGCCGGTAGGCGAGGTGATCATTATCCTGGAAAAGAAAGGATATAAAACTTCCCGCCGCGAAGGCATCATTATTAAAGAAGGAGTTTCTCTTAAAATGAGCTTCGATATCACCAACTTACCAACAGACGACGAAAGCGATGTTTTTCATCCTTTCTTCCGGATGATGGAAGGGTAA
- the thpR gene encoding RNA 2',3'-cyclic phosphodiesterase, translating into MLHFIAIVAPEEINQQVLQWKHYMKKHFQCKVALKSPAHITLIPPFELPDSLQTEMQELLLPFASRRQSFPIQLKNFAAFKPRVIYVDVLPGEPLNELKTALETTLLQSNRFPIKKEDRPFHPHVTIANRDLRKEDFPLAWQHFQQINYEASFIAGAISLLRHNGQVWEIACSFPFNN; encoded by the coding sequence ATGCTTCACTTCATAGCTATAGTTGCCCCCGAAGAAATTAACCAGCAGGTATTGCAATGGAAACATTACATGAAGAAGCATTTCCAATGTAAAGTGGCCCTGAAATCGCCGGCGCATATTACACTCATTCCGCCTTTCGAATTGCCCGATAGTTTACAGACTGAAATGCAGGAACTATTATTGCCTTTTGCCAGCCGGCGGCAGAGCTTCCCTATTCAATTAAAAAATTTCGCGGCCTTTAAGCCCCGGGTGATCTATGTTGATGTATTGCCCGGCGAGCCATTAAATGAATTAAAAACAGCTTTGGAAACAACCCTGTTGCAAAGCAATCGCTTCCCCATCAAAAAGGAGGACCGGCCGTTTCATCCCCACGTTACCATCGCCAACCGCGATCTGCGCAAAGAAGATTTCCCGCTGGCCTGGCAGCATTTTCAACAAATAAATTACGAAGCTTCCTTTATAGCCGGTGCCATTTCGCTGTTGCGTCATAACGGTCAGGTATGGGAAATTGCCTGCTCATTTCCATTTAACAATTAA
- a CDS encoding ABC transporter permease produces MNKILLVIQREYLVRVKKKSFVYTTILVPIIIVVFYAIIIAIGMSGGSEKNKIAVIDQANLFNGKVENAKDDQSQYEFIAGRGTDSVKENFKKMGYDYLLLIPPMNITQNTDNIQLFSQSPVSVTLKNKVEKTVNNAIELKRLQSVNITPEQYRSIQSDVSVKNTMKIGKEEKKSVAGVASGVAFFCGMLIYVIMLIYGTMVMRGVMEEKISRIAEVMVSSVKPFQLMMGKIIGIGAVGLTQFAIWILLIVGLQFILPLFFPGFDASSLPQAGPGANVAGAAGMMENMRTGLHSVPWALIICCFIFYFLGGFLLYASLFAAVGSVVSDDQQEAQQMVFPIMMPIILGFVIMTKAISEPNSPLVIFGSLFPLTSPVVMMGRIMYDVPVSQLITSMLLLVLGFLLFAWLTAKIYRTGILMYGKKVTWKEMIKWAFRKN; encoded by the coding sequence ATGAACAAAATATTATTGGTAATACAACGTGAATACCTGGTACGGGTTAAGAAAAAATCATTTGTATATACGACCATCCTGGTACCTATTATTATAGTGGTTTTTTATGCAATCATCATCGCTATTGGCATGAGTGGTGGCAGTGAAAAAAACAAGATTGCCGTCATAGATCAGGCCAACCTGTTCAATGGTAAAGTGGAGAACGCCAAAGACGATCAATCACAATATGAATTTATCGCCGGACGGGGGACTGACTCGGTAAAAGAGAACTTTAAAAAAATGGGTTATGATTACCTGTTGCTCATTCCGCCCATGAACATTACCCAAAACACCGATAACATTCAACTCTTCAGCCAGTCGCCGGTATCGGTTACTCTTAAAAACAAAGTTGAAAAAACAGTTAACAATGCCATTGAGCTGAAAAGGCTGCAATCGGTAAATATTACCCCCGAACAGTACCGTTCTATTCAGTCCGATGTATCTGTCAAAAACACAATGAAAATAGGTAAGGAAGAAAAGAAAAGTGTGGCCGGCGTGGCCTCGGGTGTGGCGTTCTTCTGTGGCATGCTTATATACGTTATTATGCTCATCTACGGCACCATGGTAATGCGCGGTGTAATGGAAGAAAAAATAAGCCGCATTGCTGAAGTAATGGTAAGTTCCGTTAAACCATTTCAGTTAATGATGGGCAAGATCATTGGCATTGGCGCAGTAGGTCTTACCCAGTTCGCCATCTGGATCCTGCTTATTGTTGGGTTACAATTTATACTTCCGCTCTTTTTTCCCGGGTTCGATGCCAGTTCCCTGCCGCAGGCGGGACCAGGTGCTAATGTGGCCGGCGCAGCAGGCATGATGGAAAACATGCGCACAGGTTTGCATTCCGTTCCCTGGGCATTGATCATTTGTTGCTTTATCTTCTATTTCCTTGGCGGCTTTCTTTTATATGCTTCCCTGTTTGCTGCGGTAGGAAGTGTGGTGAGTGACGACCAGCAGGAAGCGCAGCAGATGGTGTTCCCAATCATGATGCCGATCATTCTGGGCTTCGTTATTATGACCAAGGCCATTTCTGAACCCAATTCTCCTCTGGTTATTTTTGGCAGCTTATTTCCGCTTACATCGCCTGTGGTGATGATGGGCCGCATTATGTACGATGTACCAGTGAGCCAGTTAATTACTTCCATGTTGTTGCTGGTATTGGGCTTTCTGCTCTTTGCCTGGTTAACTGCAAAAATTTACCGTACCGGCATCCTGATGTATGGGAAGAAGGTTACCTGGAAAGAAATGATTAAATGGGCGTTCCGTAAAAATTAG
- a CDS encoding ABC transporter ATP-binding protein, producing MNRLDVKHLKKYYTSQKAVDDISFSLEPGSIFGLLGPNGAGKTTLIRMITGILFPDEGDIIFDGQPFNPDRDNAFIGYMPEEKGLYKKMKIGDQAIYLAQLKGLSKATAIERVKHWFIKFEMQSWWNKKVEDLSKGMQQKLQFVTTVLNDPKLIILDEPFSGLDPVNSNLIKEEIYNLAQKGASIIFSTHRMEQVEEICDHIILVNKGQKILDGSVSGVKQQFKEAIFSIGLDDYPPATDAPFEIIGQNKQQQVIKIKEGYRSNDVLQYYLGKQVGINSFQEILPSLNDIFIKLVHGTPLARQFETVTA from the coding sequence ATGAACAGATTGGACGTTAAACATCTTAAAAAATATTATACTTCGCAGAAAGCGGTGGATGATATTAGTTTCTCCCTGGAGCCCGGCAGCATCTTTGGTTTACTGGGACCAAACGGTGCCGGCAAAACCACACTCATCAGAATGATAACCGGCATCCTGTTCCCCGATGAAGGCGACATCATCTTTGATGGACAACCGTTCAACCCCGACCGGGACAACGCCTTTATTGGTTATATGCCTGAAGAAAAAGGATTGTACAAAAAAATGAAGATCGGCGACCAGGCCATTTACCTGGCGCAGTTGAAAGGCCTTAGCAAAGCAACCGCTATTGAACGGGTTAAACACTGGTTCATAAAATTTGAAATGCAAAGCTGGTGGAACAAAAAAGTGGAAGACCTGAGCAAGGGGATGCAGCAGAAACTGCAGTTTGTTACCACGGTTTTAAACGATCCCAAACTCATCATCCTCGATGAACCGTTCAGCGGGCTGGACCCGGTGAATTCCAACCTTATCAAAGAAGAAATATATAACCTCGCACAAAAAGGCGCCAGCATTATTTTCAGTACGCACCGGATGGAGCAGGTGGAAGAAATATGCGACCATATTATTCTCGTCAATAAAGGACAAAAGATCCTCGATGGATCGGTAAGCGGGGTTAAGCAACAGTTCAAGGAAGCTATATTTTCCATTGGGCTCGATGACTATCCGCCGGCAACCGATGCCCCATTTGAGATCATTGGTCAAAACAAACAACAACAGGTAATAAAGATAAAAGAGGGTTACCGCAGTAACGATGTGCTGCAATATTACCTGGGAAAACAGGTAGGCATCAATTCCTTCCAGGAAATACTGCCTTCATTGAACGACATCTTTATAAAACTGGTGCATGGCACGCCCCTCGCCCGTCAATTTGAAACCGTAACTGCTTAA
- a CDS encoding zinc dependent phospholipase C family protein gives MKRLIVAGSVLIAIGIICSSWGFLGHRTIHQLAVYELPPSMRMFFHHNMNEIVKQSVRPDQRRNQDKEEAPKHYIDLELYGDSAAWKMPLKWEDALKKYGKDSLAHCGYVPYYVITMKDRLTAAFRSGNKDSILFYAIDLGHYISDAHVPLHVSENYDGQMTNQKGLHSLWESMIPELEIQQYDLRSKHKAHYLKHPEQNIWKAIRKSQGLLHDVFEQEKEVTKSFTEGEKYRVQIRNGRESKSYTSAFAKAYSAKLGKTINERMISSANLVADFWYTSWIDAGSPDLNKAFQTTASKEEKEKLKKEYGAFKKNKLLEKKLLISRQGYDKED, from the coding sequence ATGAAACGACTGATAGTAGCAGGTAGTGTATTAATTGCAATAGGTATTATCTGTAGCAGCTGGGGCTTCCTGGGCCACCGTACCATTCATCAACTGGCAGTTTACGAGTTACCACCATCGATGCGTATGTTCTTTCACCACAATATGAACGAGATTGTAAAGCAATCGGTGCGGCCCGATCAGCGACGCAACCAGGACAAAGAAGAAGCGCCCAAACATTATATTGACCTGGAATTGTATGGCGACTCTGCTGCCTGGAAAATGCCGCTTAAATGGGAAGATGCATTGAAGAAATATGGTAAAGACAGTTTAGCTCATTGTGGTTATGTGCCTTATTATGTAATCACCATGAAAGACAGGTTGACCGCTGCTTTTCGCAGTGGCAACAAAGACAGCATTTTGTTTTATGCCATTGACCTGGGCCATTATATAAGTGATGCGCATGTTCCCTTACACGTATCGGAGAATTATGACGGGCAAATGACCAATCAAAAAGGATTACACAGTTTGTGGGAGTCAATGATCCCTGAATTAGAAATCCAGCAATACGATTTGCGCAGCAAACACAAGGCGCATTACCTGAAGCATCCCGAGCAAAACATCTGGAAGGCGATCCGTAAGTCGCAGGGCTTATTACACGATGTATTTGAACAGGAGAAAGAAGTAACCAAATCATTTACCGAAGGGGAGAAGTACCGCGTGCAAATTCGCAATGGCAGGGAAAGTAAAAGTTATACGTCGGCATTTGCTAAAGCATATAGTGCCAAACTGGGTAAAACCATCAATGAAAGAATGATCAGTTCTGCCAACCTGGTTGCCGACTTTTGGTATACAAGCTGGATTGATGCCGGCAGCCCCGATTTGAACAAAGCATTTCAAACAACAGCATCCAAAGAAGAAAAGGAAAAGTTGAAAAAAGAATATGGTGCCTTCAAAAAGAATAAACTGTTAGAGAAAAAATTATTAATATCAAGACAAGGGTACGATAAAGAAGATTAA
- a CDS encoding NAD(P)/FAD-dependent oxidoreductase: MQQRITLKLLPSEAANESVIQQYAAQSLGVSASAITGFQVIKRSIDARGRQAWIMLTITAFVNEPFSQRTVKNILLQDVATATQQVIIVGAGPAGLFAALKLIEQGIKPILLERGKDVRARRRDLAALNKEGIVNPESNYCFGEGGAGTYSDGKLYTRSTKRGDVERILNILVQFGAQEKILYEAHPHIGTNKLPEIITAIREQIRACGGVFLFEQKVTGFLIKDSSIYGVETASGDTFHANAVILATGHSARDIFELLHSKNILIEAKPFALGVRVEHPQSIIDTIQYHCAPGKQRDDFLPPAAYSLVQQVNDRGVFSFCMCPGGIIAPAATSAGELVVNGWSPSKRNNPFANSGIVTAVEVKDVIQFQKKPSPLSGMYFQQAVERKAFQYGGGKFVAPAQRMVDFTQGKLSSSLPDCSYLPGITSAPLKEVLPSFVAASLQQAFIEFGKKMRGYFTNEAVLVATESRTSSPVRIPRDGETTQHPQINMLFPCGEGAGYAGGIVSAAMDGERVAENIVALLGA; this comes from the coding sequence ATGCAACAACGAATCACTTTAAAGCTTCTTCCTTCCGAAGCTGCCAACGAATCTGTTATACAACAATATGCTGCACAAAGTTTAGGCGTGTCAGCTTCTGCCATTACCGGTTTCCAGGTTATTAAAAGATCTATTGACGCCAGAGGCCGCCAGGCATGGATCATGTTGACGATCACCGCATTTGTAAATGAGCCCTTCTCACAACGAACTGTTAAAAACATTTTGTTGCAGGATGTTGCAACCGCTACACAACAGGTTATCATTGTAGGCGCAGGCCCCGCTGGTTTGTTTGCTGCGCTCAAACTGATTGAGCAGGGCATTAAACCAATCTTGCTGGAAAGAGGTAAAGATGTGCGTGCACGACGCAGAGATCTGGCCGCATTAAACAAAGAAGGCATTGTAAATCCGGAAAGTAATTACTGTTTTGGTGAAGGTGGCGCCGGTACATATAGCGATGGTAAATTATATACCCGTAGTACCAAGCGTGGCGATGTAGAACGCATATTAAATATACTGGTGCAATTTGGCGCACAGGAAAAGATCCTGTACGAAGCACACCCACATATAGGAACCAACAAATTGCCTGAGATCATCACTGCTATAAGGGAACAGATCCGCGCTTGTGGCGGCGTGTTTTTATTTGAACAAAAAGTAACCGGCTTCTTAATAAAGGATAGTAGCATTTACGGTGTTGAAACTGCCAGTGGCGACACCTTCCATGCCAATGCAGTGATCCTGGCTACCGGCCACTCGGCCCGGGATATTTTTGAATTGCTTCATAGTAAAAATATTCTTATTGAAGCAAAGCCTTTTGCGCTTGGCGTTCGTGTAGAACACCCACAAAGCATTATCGATACCATACAATATCATTGCGCCCCGGGAAAGCAACGCGATGATTTTTTACCACCTGCCGCTTACAGCCTTGTACAACAGGTAAATGACAGAGGTGTATTTTCTTTTTGCATGTGTCCGGGTGGCATCATTGCTCCCGCTGCAACAAGTGCAGGTGAACTGGTTGTGAATGGGTGGTCGCCCAGTAAACGGAATAATCCTTTTGCCAATTCGGGCATTGTTACTGCCGTTGAGGTCAAAGATGTGATACAATTTCAAAAGAAACCATCCCCATTATCGGGGATGTATTTTCAACAAGCTGTTGAACGTAAGGCTTTTCAATATGGCGGTGGCAAATTTGTTGCGCCCGCTCAACGCATGGTTGATTTTACTCAGGGGAAATTATCTTCCTCCTTACCTGATTGTTCTTATTTACCTGGTATTACTTCAGCACCATTGAAAGAGGTGTTACCGTCCTTTGTTGCAGCCTCTTTGCAACAGGCCTTTATTGAATTCGGGAAAAAAATGCGCGGGTATTTTACCAATGAAGCAGTGCTGGTTGCTACAGAGTCAAGAACTTCTTCGCCGGTTCGTATTCCGCGCGATGGGGAAACAACCCAGCATCCGCAAATCAACATGCTTTTCCCTTGTGGCGAAGGTGCTGGTTATGCCGGCGGTATCGTTAGTGCTGCAATGGATGGGGAACGCGTTGCAGAAAATATAGTGGCTTTATTGGGAGCCTGA